The Colius striatus isolate bColStr4 chromosome 25, bColStr4.1.hap1, whole genome shotgun sequence region cCGCTCTCCTCCTCGgctcctctccccctctccccgcCCCTCATTCATAAGTGAGGCAGCAGTGACTCATGCTCAGCGCTCATCCACCCCCGGCCTCGCGCTTGTGCTCGTCACCGTGGGGCCGAGGCTCTGTTATCTGTTTGGATCACGACCAGCTTTGTggtgtgaaaaaagaaaaaaaaagaagagaaaagccagaaataaaagccttttccctcctccctccccctcccccgcaGCTGTcagagcccagctcagccccgcTGGCAGCTTTCATCTTTAATTCATGGCTGGGAGTGAGTCACCTGCATGGGGAGTTACTGGATCAGCAAGCAAatgctggggaggtggggggtccccggagctgctgctcctctcctcatGTCCCCCCTCGGGTCCCCttggctggggaaggagggagctgctgcctgagcctgggctggtggctgcctcctctctcctccctcccaggtTGAaacctccctccttctcctgaCCCTTCTTCAGTCACCGCCTGGAAACCTTTGGATGACATAAGTGCTCCCATCTCCTTGGCAGCagggggagtggggagggggtctctgctgctttccctcaGGGTTTTGGCTTccaggggcagggctgggccagggggTGTTATCTGGCCCAATGGGGCTGGGCAGGCAGGACCCTCTCCTGGAGAGCCCTGGGGTGGTGGAgacccagggctgtgtgtgatgtgccccagggctgtgtgtgatGTGCCCCAGGGCTCTGTGACCTGCCTGTGCTCACATCAGGACTTGCACCCCCACTTTGGCACCAGCCCTGCCACCCTCCTCAcccctcttctctctctctctctctctgttctcCCTCCAACAGTGTCCCAGGGCCCATCCCCAtcaccccagctctgcctctctcctAGGGGTGAACTGTGCTCGTCATCCAAAACCAAATCAGAGGAAACCAAGCGAGGAGCCCCCTCTCCAACCCCCTCACCACCCTCCCCCCACGGCCCCGCTCCGGACAACGCCGGGACCCGGCAGTTTGGGGGCTGAGCCCGCTGCCCACCGCAGACCctgctgccaggaggctgccaggaggctgccaggaggctgcccctctgccccaaTCACTCTTTGCCAATCAAGACACTGATTCTGGGTTTGATTTGTGCGCTGGGAGGGTGAGCAGGGGggagggggtgcagggaggagggggtgggACCCCCCCAGGCCAGGCCCCCCCTGGCTGTGTAGAAGTTGTGCAAAGCCATTGCCGTGCACTTTATGTTTTAGACTACTggtatatattatatattttcctcttttgtttttggTTCTGTTTATATTTGCAGTATATTTAGAGGTTCCTACACATTGTGATGTGTTGAAAAGAAACCAGatgagggaaaataaaaagccccccccaacagaaaaaaaaccaaaccacctccctccccccctccccaggtgttaaagacaaagcaaaactcTCTTCACCCTGCATGCTGTACAAGGGCTCGGACAAGGGAAGGGGGGAGGTCgctgtctcttttttcttctttcctttcctttccttttctttcttttttttttttaaagaaaaaataaactgaaaacagagaGGTGGGTTTCATGTCCTTCCTCCTGCAGGCACTGGGGCTCTGCTCCTTGTAGGGGACACACAGACCTCCCCAGCTcaccccctcccaccccagcgAGCCCAGAGCTGCggtggcagggcaggagcagcccctgttgtttccccccccccctcattccctccctcctcagcagccccctggggatggggaatgggggagGGTAAGAAGGAAGCACAGCGAAGTCACAGTTGGGTTTAGttgggtttggttgggtttggtcttttcttctcctttgtttATAGAGTTAAAAACACCAGAGCTGgaggctgggtgctgcagccagACCCTGCAGAGGGAAGGAGCGACCCGGCCTCTGTCCTCACATGCAATGGGggtgctgctgaggggcacagggggggTGGGCACCCCCTCCCTTCTCCCAAGTACCACAGCTTGGGCTTTTTCATTCTTCACCTCCtggttctgggtttttttcccacccaCCCTTTGAAACACGGATAAAAAGCCCATCCAAaggccctcccctcccccagcacagcagcacccacctcTGTAAAAACCAATAAATATCCTCCCTGCGCCCTGAGCTCGGGGAGGGGGGGGCACCCACCCTTATGGGGGGCAGTTAGGGGGTGCCAaagcccctcctgccccccgCCCCATCCCACCCACGCCCCCTGAGCAGCATCCTTTGGCCCCAGGCAGGCCCTCCAGCTTCCAGTTTAAGATCCCAGGCTCCCTGCACAACTGGGGAGTTTGGGGGCTCAGGGAGGTGATTCCCCCCCGTCCCCAAATCACTGCCCCTCCTGCCAGAGTGGCCTTTCCCTCCCACCTCAGCCATGTGGGGGGACACCCAGCTCTGGCCCCTTCCTCGCGAGGAGGCATTATTGCTTGTAAAACACCGGGGCGAGGGGGGAGAGCTCATCTGCTACAGCTCTGCCGGGAGGTGAGGACGGGGCCTCACCAGGGCCTGGGGGTCGTAGCCAAGTCCCTCCTCGCTGACCTGTGCCCCCCACCCCGGGCACCCCCAGCCCGGAGCCTGCGCCACGGCCCGTTCCTCGCCGCGGGGAGCGAAGGGGCTCGGCCACCCCGTGCGACCGAACCTGGGGGGGTTACAGCCAGGGGACCCCCCCCACGTGCCCTCCTGGCCTCGCAGTGCCAGGGCCACCCTTCCTTCCCGCAGGGCACCGAGCCCCAGGCCGGCAGCAGGAGGGGATGGAGCCCCGAACCCCCCTGTGCCGGGGTCTCTGCCCCTCACGCTGGGCTTAGACAGGGCTGTGGTCTGGGGGGGCGTCGCTGGCCGCCACGGCCACGGTGGGCTCGGGCCTGGCTGCCGCTCTCCTCAGGTGCCCGTAGAGCCGCTCCTCCAGGCCGCCGGCGATCTTGTCCATCAGCTCCGAGCCGGAGCCCAACCCCAGGCACCTCCCGGAGCCATCGCAGTCACCGTCCCCGTGGGGCTCGGAGCCACCCTTGGGCTCAGGCGCCACCTCCGCGGGCTCCTCCACGATCACCTGGATCTCCGGCTCGGGTAAAGCCGCAGCGGGAGGGATCCCGTCGGCCGcctcctccgccgccgccgccgcctcctcgtCGCCGGCGCTGACGATgcggggcagggggctgtggtGGAACCTGGCGTCCAGCGGGTAGTTGGCGCTGTCCCCGCGGCGCAGGGGCGTGCGGTGCCGCTCGAGCGCCGGGTAGCGCACGCCGGGGTCGCTGTACTGCTTGGCGTGCTGCCACTGCTTGCGGAGGTGGGTGCGGGACCGGTGCTTCCCCCGCAGCGGAGACTCGTCGAACTGCGGGTCGTGGCGCACGAAGGCGTTGAACAGCGCGTCCGTCTTCTCGTCGATGCTGTAATCCCGCCGCGGCGGCGCCTCCCGCCCCGCCAACATCTGCCCGTAAGGGGACCAGCTCAGtgggctgtggggatgggggagaCCCCCGCCCGCTGCTCCCCGCAGCCTGCtcccctcttcctcttcttcttgctcctcttcctcctcctcctcctcctcctcctccggcTCGTGGCCCTCGAAGCTCTCGAAGATGGTTCCTTTCCGCCCCGCGCTGGTGAAGCAAATCCGCTTCTCGGAGGCCGTCTGGTCCTTGGGGGGCCCCTCCTCGCCCCCCCGGCTCGGCGCCTCGATGGAGGCGTAGCCGCTGTccatctgcagcagcttccGCGTGCCCGGCTCCGACTCGTCCGCCTTGGGCCGACCCCACAGCTTCTCCTCGGGCCCTTCGGCCTCAtccagggagcaggaggggcaGGGCCCGACGCCGCCGGCGGAGGAGACGCTGTCCCCGCCGTCGCTGCGCACCGAGTCCTGGTCGTTGCTGCGCTCGGAGGAGGCGTAGAGCTCGAGCgaggcccgcaggctccagatGTCGTGGTAGGCGCTGGGCTGCTCGGGGCCGGCGGCCTCGCCGGGGCTGCCCGCGCCCCCCTCGCCCGGCTCTAGCCTGCGGGTGGCACCCCGGCGTCACCGGATGGCCCCAGGAAGCGCCAGCCCGGCCCCCTCTACACATCCCCCGTGTGGTCCCCACACCCTGACCCACTCCCCCCATCACCGGCTCCCTCCACACACCCTCACCCGGCCCCCAGCGCCGCGTGAAGGCGGCAGCTCCCCGTGCAGGGGGGTCCCTGGGTGCTCCCCGGTGCCCAACTCACCCGGCCCCATCCCCTCTATCTACTGAAAAATACCTGCCGAGAGAGGGTGGGGGGCTGGCGggggagggcaggaaggggctgcccGCGGCGTGGAAGGCCACGTCGTCCGTGTGGGCGATGTACTGGATGATGTCGGTCTGGTGGGGGTCCCGGTCCTCCTGGTCCATGCTCTCGCTGGCCGCTCGCTGACGCTGGAACTGACGCCGTTTGGGGGACCCtgcggggggggagggggacacAGGGCAGGGTTGGGGGCACAGTCCCAGTCCAAAGCAGCACAGCGCCTCACCCACACGTCTCCCCACCTCTCGTGTCCAGGCTGGAGGCCCTCTGGGTGCTCTCCAACTTCCACCTCTTGATCCTGAAGTAGGGGCTGGCCCCGTCCAGGCTGGCGTGACGGCGCAGGCGGGTGAAGAACTGCAGGACGGTGCcctgggagggggctgcggggggctccCCGGGACCAGCACCTCCCGCTGCAGCCGCCttcctgggtgctgctgcaaACTGGGGGATGTGGAGGGGACCCTGAGTGCTCACTCAgctccaggcacagccccagctcagctctttTGTCCCTCTCCTGCCAAGCTGCAGCAGATGCACAAATGTCCCCCGGGGCAGGGGATGAGGTGGGAGggggggagcagagcctgttTCCAGCTGGATGCCCACGTCTCTCCCCGGAGCCCCGGCACGCAGCGGGGCTGTGGGGTGCGGTGGCTCCTCAGAGCTTCACAGGCTGCCAAGGCTGGAGAGTCCCATCCCCTacccagtcccagccctggccccacagccccccagccctggcactcACCGAAGGGCCCTCCCCGGAGTCGGAGGAGGGGGACGGGCTGGCCTCGGTGAAGCTGGTGTCCACCGTGGAGTTGTAGGTGTCCCcgggcagggcagagctggggcacaCGGCATGGCTGGGGAGCGCCGGCTGGGGCAGGGCCCCCacggggggctgcagggcagagcaAGCTCAGGGGGCTTCACACGAGGGTCAGGGATCCCCTGGGTCCTCCCATCCTCACACCCACCCATGCCCCCCAGGTGACTCCCACCCCACGTGCAGCGGTGCTGCAGGATGCCTGGACCCCTGTCCCCCCAGCTGGTTCCCGGTccccaggggtgctgggggctcaCCTGGAAGATGGCGAGGCCGGGCTTGGTGGGGGGCAGGCGGGGAGTCATGGCCAGGTTGTTCTCGCTGGACTCACACTCGTGGATGGTGACGATCTTGAGGGCGGGCGGTGGGAGGTGCAGGTGGGTCAGACGGGCGTTCTTCAGGTGGTGGAAATCCCCCTCTGTCAGCGTGTACCTGTCAGGCACAGCAGGTTAGGAGGGGTGGTCCCAGCCCCCTTCTCACCCCGCTTCACCCCAGCACAGAGCTtcacctcctccccttctcctgGGTCTTTTTGCCCTGGTCAAAGAGTGCAGCCTCGTTGAAGGAGACCCGGCGGgcagtggaggagctggaggacaGGAACCGCTCGCTCTCCGCATCCCGGTAGCTGGAGGACGACAGGCAGTCGGGGTCCTCCACTTTGATGGTGATATCTGTAGGGGAGAGGGGTGGTCAGCAACCTGAGTACCCCCAACAGCAcgtgccagctccctcagctgaggCCTGGCAGACTTGCTGCACCCAGGGCCTCAAGGCCAAcctggcagctcctggctgccAACCCCTGCTCACGCGGCTGGGGCATCGCTGGGAGATGAtggagggggcagggagggtgcAGCCATCCCTcccccagggctggctgggggctgcatctgggagaggggagggctcAGAAGCTGCTTTGCCCACCCCGGGGGGCAGGGGGTGCCGCTGGGGTGCAGCTGGTGCTACTGGTGGGCTCAGCAGCCGTGGCACTCACCCTGGGCTGGCTGCGAGTCATCCAGGTAGGTGGTGTTGGTTTTCTCGGGGTCATCGCTGGCtctgcaggggaaggagggtCAGCAGCGCCctcaccagcagccccagcccccttcACGGTGCCACACACCTTTGGGGACAGCGGCATCACCCGTCCCCACGGCCCGTCCCCACCTGGAGTGCCGGCGGTCGGCCTCGCAGCAGCGGCGGCAGATGATCAGGATGCCGGAGAGCAGGACCAGGGTGCCCCCGATGAAGACTGAGAGCAGGGCGAGGAGCAGCACGTACCCATCCTGGGGGGACACCTCGCCGGGCACCGCCTGAGCAAGAGGCAGCGAGACCTGAGCCGAGGGAGGGGGCTggcgggggggggaggaggggacactgcccagccccacagccgcCCCACCGCAGCGCCAGGCAGCCCCCCAGCCCGGCTCCCCGGAGACGCTGCCgctcccccgccgcccccggggCTGCTGCCGGCTCCGGGGACCTGCCTTCACCACGGCAACCGCAGCTGGGGGGGctccgccgccagcagcccccgCGCACAGCGGCAGCGGCGACGGGACCCCAGCGGCAGCGGGACCCCAGCGCCGGGCTCGGGGCTCGCAGCCCCCGGGGCGGGGAGAGGGGTCGCACCAGCAGCACTCGggtccccttccccacccccagcGCTCAGAGCATCTCCGGGGGCTGCGCGGGGCCGGGAGAAGCGTCACCCACCCCCAGGACCGGTCGAGCAGGGTgggtggcagcagggctgggtgggTGCTGCCATCCCCACCCGGgcgcagcccccagcccctcggcagccccgcagcccccacGCCCTGCCCCACGCCGGGACGCGCGGCCCCGCTGTCCCCCGGGACCCCGCGCACGGGCGGCAGCCCCGCTCACCGTGGCGATCTCCGTCGCGTTGTCCCACGGTGTCGGGTCATCGCTCATGGTCCGTCCCGGCCCGAGCGCGTCCTGGGGCGGGGGCAGACAGACAGTGACGGGGGGTCGGGACGGAGgtgggggggaggcggggccgggcccccCCCCGAGCAGCGGCGGCTCCTGCCCCGGCCCCGGGCCCTGCCCGGCACCGCGGTGCGGAGCTGCCGGGAGGAACCGGGAGGGAGGGACCgggatggagagatggagggAGGGCGGGAGGGAGGGACCGGGAtgaagggatggagggagggtgtgttcaggagggagggagggacggGCGGAAGGTGTGGtcaggagggatggagggaaggtGGCTCCGGAAGGATGCAGCGATGGGGAGAAGGAGGCAGGACCGCtgcccacccccctccccacgccCCGGGGAGCCGGGCACG contains the following coding sequences:
- the CBARP gene encoding voltage-dependent calcium channel beta subunit-associated regulatory protein, with protein sequence MSDDPTPWDNATEIATAVPGEVSPQDGYVLLLALLSVFIGGTLVLLSGILIICRRCCEADRRHSRASDDPEKTNTTYLDDSQPAQDITIKVEDPDCLSSSSYRDAESERFLSSSSSTARRVSFNEAALFDQGKKTQEKGRRYTLTEGDFHHLKNARLTHLHLPPPALKIVTIHECESSENNLAMTPRLPPTKPGLAIFQPPVGALPQPALPSHAVCPSSALPGDTYNSTVDTSFTEASPSPSSDSGEGPSFAAAPRKAAAAGGAGPGEPPAAPSQGTVLQFFTRLRRHASLDGASPYFRIKRWKLESTQRASSLDTRGSPKRRQFQRQRAASESMDQEDRDPHQTDIIQYIAHTDDVAFHAAGSPFLPSPASPPPSLGRLEPGEGGAGSPGEAAGPEQPSAYHDIWSLRASLELYASSERSNDQDSVRSDGGDSVSSAGGVGPCPSCSLDEAEGPEEKLWGRPKADESEPGTRKLLQMDSGYASIEAPSRGGEEGPPKDQTASEKRICFTSAGRKGTIFESFEGHEPEEEEEEEEEEEQEEEEEGSRLRGAAGGGLPHPHSPLSWSPYGQMLAGREAPPRRDYSIDEKTDALFNAFVRHDPQFDESPLRGKHRSRTHLRKQWQHAKQYSDPGVRYPALERHRTPLRRGDSANYPLDARFHHSPLPRIVSAGDEEAAAAAEEAADGIPPAAALPEPEIQVIVEEPAEVAPEPKGGSEPHGDGDCDGSGRCLGLGSGSELMDKIAGGLEERLYGHLRRAAARPEPTVAVAASDAPPDHSPV